The proteins below come from a single Bacteroidota bacterium genomic window:
- a CDS encoding GWxTD domain-containing protein — MVNLAEDYQGGGFTKPGIILFHENDSITVVKLLMDMNDFSYEEINEEESFLSKAMVKGSLYYNYTDRDLLDSMSIVIVDSSSFVPEQRDIDTVTFSFHANRGKDYVARFDISDKYSGRVYIFFLEIPKRDKNTYADYRVFDDLGDFLLGNIVDENTPICIQVPVGLELIYGRYYSRNFPVALPPFVEKEPSTFNYSADSMFIVHTRDGKSLPLFLKKPGFYHFRTDTNSRSGLTLFNFYQGFPDIITVVQLMEPIRYITTNKEYEDIRNSANIKASIDQFWLNNAGNPVRARNMISRFYGRVRDANQWFSSYIEGWKTDRGAIFIVFGPPNIVYRSNGFEEWIYGEAGNNNSLKFQFVKMENPFSNNDYALVKSLTYKEKWFDAVSAWRR; from the coding sequence ATGGTAAACCTTGCTGAGGATTATCAGGGAGGTGGTTTTACAAAGCCTGGGATAATATTATTCCATGAGAATGATTCTATAACTGTGGTTAAGTTACTCATGGATATGAATGATTTTAGTTATGAAGAGATTAATGAAGAAGAATCGTTTCTTTCAAAGGCCATGGTAAAAGGGAGTTTGTATTATAACTATACGGACAGGGATTTACTTGACAGTATGAGTATCGTAATAGTTGACTCTTCGTCTTTCGTGCCTGAACAACGTGATATTGATACGGTTACATTTTCTTTTCATGCAAATCGCGGAAAAGACTATGTCGCCAGGTTTGATATTTCAGATAAGTATTCGGGCAGGGTATACATATTTTTCCTGGAAATACCCAAGCGCGATAAAAACACCTATGCGGATTACAGGGTTTTTGACGATTTGGGTGATTTTCTGTTGGGCAATATAGTAGATGAAAACACTCCAATATGCATTCAGGTTCCGGTCGGATTGGAGTTAATCTACGGTCGTTATTATAGTCGTAATTTTCCTGTTGCCTTGCCTCCATTTGTTGAAAAAGAGCCTTCTACATTTAATTATTCTGCCGATAGTATGTTTATCGTACATACCCGGGATGGAAAAAGTCTTCCGTTGTTTCTGAAAAAACCAGGATTTTATCATTTTCGGACGGATACAAACAGCCGGTCGGGACTTACTTTGTTCAATTTTTATCAGGGCTTTCCAGATATAATAACTGTTGTTCAATTAATGGAGCCGATAAGGTATATTACCACAAATAAGGAATATGAGGATATACGTAACTCTGCTAATATAAAGGCATCAATAGATCAGTTCTGGTTAAATAATGCAGGCAATCCTGTAAGGGCAAGGAATATGATCAGTCGTTTTTATGGAAGAGTAAGGGATGCCAACCAATGGTTTTCATCCTACATCGAGGGTTGGAAAACAGACCGTGGGGCGATATTTATTGTTTTTGGCCCGCCAAATATAGTTTACCGTTCAAATGGATTTGAGGAGTGGATATATGGCGAAGCAGGCAATAATAACTCGCTGAAGTTTCAATTTGTAAAAATGGAAAATCCCTTTAGCAACAACGATTATGCTCTTGTTAAATCGCTTACATACAAAGAAAAGTGGTTTGATGCCGTCAGCGCCTGGAGGCGCTGA
- the rlmB gene encoding 23S rRNA (guanosine(2251)-2'-O)-methyltransferase RlmB translates to MLIGIRPLMEALMAGKEIEKVFVQKGLRGELFFELSQMMKERGLIYHQVPREKLNRFTGKNHQGVIAFISPVVYQKLEDLLPGIFESGNVPLIIVLDRVTDVRNFGAIARSAECAGVQALVIPSRGSAAINEDAMKASAGALNDIPVCRYSKLEDALVYLKESGVMLVGASEKAERFYYDLDFTVPLGIVMGSEEDGISSRLFRYLDEIAQIPVTGNISSLNVSVASSLFMYEALRQRNSIASSQH, encoded by the coding sequence ATGCTTATAGGAATAAGGCCTTTAATGGAGGCTTTAATGGCAGGTAAGGAAATCGAAAAAGTTTTTGTGCAGAAAGGCTTACGGGGTGAGTTGTTTTTTGAACTTAGCCAGATGATGAAAGAGCGCGGACTTATTTATCATCAGGTTCCGCGTGAAAAATTGAACCGGTTTACGGGCAAGAATCACCAGGGTGTTATTGCATTTATTTCACCGGTGGTTTATCAAAAGCTGGAAGACTTGCTTCCCGGGATATTTGAATCAGGTAATGTTCCATTGATCATAGTTCTTGACAGGGTAACGGACGTAAGGAACTTTGGAGCTATAGCCAGATCGGCTGAATGTGCAGGAGTACAGGCGTTGGTGATACCATCCAGGGGTAGTGCTGCTATTAACGAGGATGCCATGAAAGCTTCTGCAGGAGCTTTAAATGACATCCCTGTTTGCCGATACTCAAAGCTGGAAGATGCATTGGTTTATCTCAAAGAGAGTGGGGTCATGCTGGTAGGAGCCAGTGAGAAGGCAGAACGGTTTTATTATGATCTTGATTTTACGGTCCCTTTGGGTATTGTTATGGGATCTGAAGAAGACGGTATTTCTTCCCGGTTATTCAGGTATCTCGACGAGATTGCGCAAATCCCGGTGACAGGAAATATTTCATCGCTCAATGTTTCTGTTGCGTCCTCATTGTTTATGTATGAAGCATTGAGGCAAAGAAATTCAATAGCTTCAAGCCAACACTAA
- a CDS encoding T9SS type A sorting domain-containing protein, with translation MKNNIFTVLLVMGFTALFAQNPPSSFDLRDYNGENYVTSVKSQQGGTCWTHGAMAAMEGNLLMTGNWAAAGETGEPNLAEYHLDWWNGFNQHNNDDLDPPTGSGLEVHYGGDYRVTTAYLSRLEGAVRDIDGQSYNTPPLRYDDSYHYYYPRHVEWYVAGENLENIDLLKNMIMAHGVMGTCMCVGDYWGPGNTHYQPASSTEDPNHAIAIVGWDDSKITEAPEPGAWLCKNSWGSSWGNSGYFWISYYDKHCGQHPEMGAISFQDVEYLTYDQCYYHDYHGWRDTKTDIQEAFNAFMANDDEFLKSVSFFTATDNVDFSVVVFDTFLNGNLQDTLAHTSGNFSYTGLHTVDLNQDVHLVEGNDFFIYLYLSDGGHPYDRTSVVPVLLGAQQRTLVESSASQEESYYREENSWLDFYFYKDPSGYLNTGNFCIKGLAVADSTTGIGSGDLLPDNTIGALKCVPNPFSDFTTISLTLKTDGVTNISIYDSFGRYIKTICTKELNAGEYKFTWDGKTEMGSDISQGIYIVRVQSGSQSKTTRIIKLQ, from the coding sequence ATGAAAAACAACATTTTTACCGTACTTTTAGTAATGGGATTTACCGCACTTTTTGCACAAAATCCCCCTTCTTCATTCGATCTTAGGGATTACAATGGAGAAAACTATGTTACCAGCGTTAAAAGTCAGCAGGGAGGAACCTGCTGGACACATGGAGCCATGGCAGCCATGGAGGGCAACCTCCTCATGACAGGGAATTGGGCAGCTGCCGGGGAAACCGGCGAACCCAACCTGGCAGAATACCATCTCGACTGGTGGAACGGATTTAACCAACATAATAATGACGACCTTGATCCCCCCACTGGAAGCGGCCTTGAAGTACATTATGGAGGTGATTACAGAGTAACAACTGCTTATCTTTCAAGGCTGGAAGGAGCAGTGAGAGATATCGACGGACAATCCTACAATACCCCTCCCCTGCGATATGACGATAGTTACCATTATTATTATCCACGACATGTCGAATGGTACGTTGCTGGAGAAAACCTTGAAAACATTGACTTGTTAAAAAATATGATCATGGCTCATGGGGTCATGGGAACATGTATGTGCGTCGGAGATTACTGGGGACCAGGAAACACACATTATCAACCGGCCTCCAGCACGGAGGATCCTAACCACGCGATTGCCATCGTTGGGTGGGACGACAGCAAGATTACAGAAGCCCCGGAACCAGGTGCCTGGCTCTGCAAAAATAGTTGGGGCTCTTCCTGGGGTAATAGCGGCTATTTCTGGATTTCCTATTATGATAAACATTGTGGACAACATCCCGAAATGGGCGCAATCTCCTTCCAGGATGTGGAATATCTCACCTACGACCAATGCTATTATCACGATTATCATGGCTGGCGCGACACAAAAACAGATATCCAGGAGGCTTTTAATGCTTTCATGGCCAATGATGACGAATTTCTCAAATCGGTAAGCTTCTTCACAGCTACTGATAATGTGGATTTTTCTGTCGTTGTCTTTGATACATTCCTGAATGGAAATTTGCAGGATACTCTCGCCCACACGTCAGGAAATTTTAGTTATACTGGACTGCACACTGTCGACCTGAACCAGGATGTTCATCTTGTCGAAGGAAACGATTTCTTTATATATCTCTATTTGTCTGATGGAGGACATCCTTACGACAGAACCTCCGTCGTCCCTGTATTGCTGGGAGCCCAACAAAGAACATTGGTTGAATCATCCGCCAGCCAGGAAGAAAGTTATTACAGGGAAGAAAATTCATGGCTCGACTTCTATTTTTATAAAGATCCTTCAGGATATCTAAATACTGGTAATTTCTGCATCAAGGGATTGGCAGTGGCCGATTCTACTACAGGTATTGGCTCGGGAGATTTATTACCGGATAATACTATCGGTGCCCTAAAATGTGTCCCGAATCCATTCAGTGATTTTACTACAATTTCTCTAACACTTAAGACAGATGGGGTAACAAATATCTCTATTTACGACTCTTTTGGAAGATATATAAAAACTATATGCACAAAAGAATTGAATGCAGGTGAGTATAAATTTACCTGGGATGGCAAAACTGAAATGGGAAGTGACATTTCACAGGGAATATATATTGTTCGTGTGCAATCCGGCAGCCAGTCGAAAACAACCCGCATTATTAAACTGCAGTAA